The Hyalangium gracile genome has a window encoding:
- a CDS encoding SNF2-related protein, translated as MRVEVVVSAATVAARGEGEPGRPLTPFHERLLSEELTLRSADSHQRMANALSEAKVDLNPHQVEAAAFALDSLSRGGCMLADEVGLGKTIEAGLTIGQLMAEGKTRILILAPATLRAQWNSELKEKFDLESVLVDGRTVRATGNCFDQPFPVICSHPFAANKAALVAEIPWDVVVIDEAHRLRNVHKQGHKTGQALRAALQGRPKLLLTATPLQNDLMELFGLMSLLDEQILGPEHAFRSRYQVDPECGGLKEDAVAELKERLAPVVQRTLRRQVREYVRYTNRRSIVEDFAPSAEEQDLYEKVSEYLRRSEAAAIEPGKKTLLTLCYRKLLASSTYAIAPTLRRLADNLEKRLEAAKLGAQAMALFEPEEARQYAEEGEEWSDDPAKPTSLRTLQNEVWELKQYADLADSIKVNAKGEALKRALDRTFTVMRAHQWPEKALIFTESKRTQQYLFNLLSDNGYRGKISLLSGDVAATPEERRALVDDFRNRSQILICTEAGAEGLNLQFCNLVVNYDLPWNPQRVEQRIGRCHRYGQQRDVLVINFLNRQNAADARLFELLEKKLNLFDGVFGASDEILGALESGVDFERRVLDIYQSCRHPDEINAAFDKLRSDMEQRISTRMTEMRSVVLERFDGDVRRRLKLASEQTKEVLARRQQEARALTGSVLGNRASGRLQVAKAAYAVRDRTHDAISYLQLDAAGLPSRLARLAGSEGWWFVYKFELSGIKPEEKLVHLVLVREKDGGFRALPLSDGAHFVKLSAKVEKRRQTESVSVSLMQEQALLAAKDELIRAAERRNAWELDRARERADRYAEDCLLESREAVEKAREQWVEARKAVMAAEEAADRIKARAHADRMEREYRKKLASLRNEEEKRYAAKDRQIADLTQKAKVAEKRSLIASAYFWLS; from the coding sequence TTGAGAGTCGAAGTCGTGGTATCGGCGGCGACGGTGGCGGCGCGGGGCGAGGGAGAGCCGGGTCGGCCTCTCACGCCGTTCCATGAGCGGCTGCTCTCGGAGGAGCTCACCCTCCGGAGCGCGGACTCGCACCAGCGGATGGCCAACGCGCTGTCAGAGGCCAAGGTCGACCTCAACCCGCATCAGGTGGAGGCCGCGGCGTTCGCGCTCGACTCGCTGTCGCGCGGCGGGTGCATGCTCGCGGACGAGGTGGGCCTCGGAAAGACGATCGAGGCGGGCCTCACCATCGGCCAGCTCATGGCCGAGGGAAAGACGCGCATCCTCATCCTCGCGCCGGCCACGCTGCGCGCGCAGTGGAACAGCGAGCTGAAGGAGAAGTTCGATCTGGAGTCCGTCCTGGTGGACGGCCGCACCGTGCGGGCCACGGGCAACTGCTTCGATCAACCCTTCCCCGTCATCTGCTCGCACCCGTTCGCGGCCAACAAGGCGGCGCTGGTGGCGGAGATCCCCTGGGACGTGGTGGTGATCGACGAGGCGCACCGCCTGCGCAACGTCCACAAGCAGGGCCACAAGACGGGCCAGGCGCTGCGCGCCGCGCTCCAGGGCCGCCCCAAGCTGCTGCTCACCGCCACGCCGCTGCAGAACGACTTGATGGAGCTGTTCGGGCTGATGTCGCTGCTGGACGAGCAGATCCTCGGCCCCGAGCACGCCTTCCGCAGCCGCTACCAGGTGGATCCGGAGTGCGGCGGCCTGAAGGAGGACGCCGTCGCCGAGCTCAAGGAGCGCCTGGCGCCCGTGGTCCAGCGCACGCTGCGCCGGCAGGTGCGCGAGTACGTGCGGTACACCAACCGCCGCAGCATCGTGGAGGACTTCGCGCCCTCGGCCGAGGAGCAGGATCTCTACGAGAAGGTGAGCGAGTACCTGCGGCGCTCGGAGGCGGCGGCGATCGAGCCGGGCAAGAAGACGCTGCTCACGCTCTGCTACCGCAAGCTGCTGGCCTCCTCCACGTACGCCATCGCGCCCACGCTGCGGCGGCTGGCCGACAACCTGGAGAAGCGCCTGGAGGCGGCCAAGCTGGGCGCCCAGGCCATGGCCCTCTTCGAGCCCGAGGAGGCCAGGCAGTACGCCGAGGAGGGCGAGGAGTGGTCGGATGATCCGGCCAAGCCCACCAGCCTGCGCACGCTCCAGAACGAGGTGTGGGAGCTGAAGCAGTACGCGGACCTGGCGGACTCCATCAAGGTGAACGCCAAGGGCGAGGCGCTCAAGCGCGCGCTGGACCGGACGTTCACGGTGATGCGGGCGCACCAGTGGCCGGAGAAGGCGCTCATCTTCACCGAGTCCAAGCGCACGCAGCAGTACCTCTTCAACCTGCTGTCGGACAACGGCTACCGGGGGAAGATCTCCCTGCTGTCCGGGGACGTGGCGGCCACGCCCGAGGAGCGGCGCGCGCTGGTGGACGACTTCCGCAACCGCTCGCAGATCCTCATCTGCACCGAGGCGGGCGCCGAGGGGCTCAACCTCCAGTTCTGCAACCTGGTGGTGAACTACGACCTGCCGTGGAACCCGCAGCGCGTGGAGCAGCGCATCGGCCGGTGCCACCGCTACGGCCAGCAGCGCGACGTGCTGGTGATCAACTTCCTCAACCGGCAGAACGCGGCGGACGCGCGGCTGTTCGAACTGCTGGAGAAGAAGCTCAACCTCTTCGACGGCGTGTTCGGCGCGTCGGACGAGATTCTCGGCGCGCTGGAGAGCGGCGTGGACTTCGAGCGGCGGGTGCTGGACATCTACCAGTCCTGCCGCCACCCGGACGAGATCAACGCGGCGTTCGACAAGCTGCGCTCGGACATGGAGCAGCGCATCAGCACGCGCATGACGGAGATGCGCTCGGTGGTGCTGGAGCGCTTCGACGGGGACGTGCGCCGGCGGCTGAAGCTGGCCAGCGAGCAGACAAAGGAAGTGCTCGCGCGCAGGCAGCAGGAGGCGCGGGCGCTCACGGGCTCGGTGCTGGGCAACCGCGCCTCGGGCCGGCTGCAGGTGGCCAAGGCCGCCTACGCGGTGCGGGACAGGACGCACGACGCCATCAGCTACCTGCAGCTCGACGCGGCGGGTCTGCCCTCGAGGCTGGCGCGGCTGGCGGGCAGCGAGGGCTGGTGGTTCGTCTACAAGTTCGAGCTGTCGGGCATCAAGCCGGAGGAGAAGCTCGTGCACCTGGTGCTGGTGCGCGAGAAGGACGGAGGCTTCCGCGCCCTGCCGCTGTCGGACGGCGCCCACTTCGTGAAGCTGTCAGCGAAGGTGGAGAAGCGCCGGCAGACCGAGTCGGTGTCCGTGTCGCTGATGCAGGAGCAGGCGCTGCTGGCTGCCAAGGACGAGCTCATCCGCGCCGCCGAGCGCCGCAACGCGTGGGAGCTGGACCGGGCCCGCGAGCGCGCGGACCGCTACGCCGAGGACTGCCTGCTGGAGTCTCGCGAGGCGGTGGAGAAGGCGCGCGAGCAGTGGGTGGAGGCGCGCAAGGCGGTGATGGCGGCGGAGGAGGCCGCGGACCGCATCAAGGCGCGCGCCCACGCGGACCGCATGGAGCGCGAGTACCGCAAGAAGCTGGCCTCGCTGCGCAACGAGGAGGAGAAGCGCTACGCGGCCAAGGACCGGCAGATCGCGGACCTCACGCAGAAGGCGAAGGTGGCCGAGAAGCGCTCGCTCATCGCCTCCGCCTACTTCTGGCTGAGCTGA
- a CDS encoding DUF58 domain-containing protein, producing the protein MSLGRPVPTGLAVALLAAALVPSALAVASPAFAWLALALDVAVVVLCAVDFVRAPRASDVEVRREVEPILRSGVDNPVHLELTSRGSAPIRGELRDEAPVDVEAQGHRQPFCVAPGLRPTRVTYTVRPPARGDVRFGALHLRLLGPLGLCARQIRIPAEQVVKVYPDLTALTQEALALARASDAPAERPQRRPGEGREFESLREYRTGDDYRTIDWKASARRARTMVRVYQPERNQPVLLLVDCGRHMAGKVDGRRKLDHAVDAALRLAKVSLDAGDLVGVLAFASDVRAYLPPRKGREHLRLLTEALYRAEAALEESDYGRAYDFAFARSSRRSLVVLFTDLVDPDAAGTLVARTLMLRPRHLPLVASLLDEDLQAAATSVPGEPQDAYTRQAAARLEDEYRRTAVTLRDSGVLVVRAPARGFSAAAINTYLHVKSRGML; encoded by the coding sequence GTGAGCCTGGGCCGCCCCGTCCCTACCGGGCTCGCCGTGGCGCTGCTGGCGGCGGCTCTCGTCCCCTCGGCCCTGGCCGTGGCGAGCCCCGCCTTCGCCTGGCTGGCCCTGGCGCTCGACGTGGCCGTGGTGGTGCTGTGCGCGGTGGACTTCGTGAGAGCCCCTCGGGCCTCGGACGTGGAGGTCCGCCGCGAGGTGGAGCCCATCCTGCGCTCGGGCGTGGACAACCCCGTGCACCTGGAGCTCACGAGCCGCGGCAGCGCCCCCATCCGAGGCGAGCTCCGGGACGAGGCCCCGGTGGACGTGGAGGCGCAAGGCCACCGACAGCCCTTCTGCGTGGCTCCGGGCCTGCGTCCGACACGCGTCACCTATACCGTGCGCCCTCCCGCGCGCGGGGACGTGCGCTTCGGAGCGCTCCACCTCCGACTGCTGGGCCCGCTGGGGCTGTGCGCGCGGCAGATCCGCATCCCCGCCGAGCAGGTGGTGAAGGTGTACCCGGACCTCACCGCGCTGACGCAGGAGGCGCTGGCCCTGGCCCGAGCCTCGGATGCGCCCGCGGAGCGTCCCCAGCGGCGCCCGGGCGAGGGCCGCGAGTTCGAGTCCCTGCGCGAGTACCGCACCGGAGACGACTACCGCACCATCGACTGGAAGGCCTCCGCGCGCCGCGCCCGCACCATGGTGCGCGTGTACCAGCCAGAGCGGAACCAGCCGGTGCTGCTGCTGGTGGACTGCGGGCGCCACATGGCGGGCAAGGTGGACGGCCGCCGCAAGCTGGACCACGCGGTGGACGCGGCGCTGCGGCTGGCCAAGGTGAGCCTGGACGCGGGAGACCTGGTGGGAGTGCTCGCCTTCGCCAGCGACGTGCGTGCCTACCTGCCGCCACGCAAGGGCCGCGAGCACCTGCGCCTGCTCACCGAGGCGCTCTACCGCGCCGAGGCCGCGCTCGAGGAGAGCGACTACGGCCGCGCCTACGACTTCGCCTTCGCGCGCAGCTCCCGGCGCTCGCTGGTGGTGCTCTTCACGGACCTGGTGGACCCGGACGCCGCGGGCACGCTGGTGGCTCGCACGCTCATGCTGCGCCCGCGCCACCTGCCCCTGGTGGCCTCGCTGCTGGACGAGGACCTCCAGGCCGCCGCCACGAGCGTGCCGGGAGAGCCCCAGGACGCCTACACCCGGCAGGCCGCCGCGCGGCTGGAGGACGAGTACCGGCGCACGGCGGTGACGCTCCGGGACTCCGGGGTGCTGGTGGTGCGCGCGCCGGCCCGAGGCTTCAGCGCGGCGGCCATCAACACCTACCTGCACGTCAAGTCGCGCGGGATGCTCTGA
- a CDS encoding AAA family ATPase has protein sequence MPSDSPLSRLTAALEATVVGQPHVITDLVTAFLARGHVLLEGVPGVAKTLIARSMASALGLQFTRVQFTPDLMPTDILGTNVFHPAENAFRLVRGPVFTEVLVADEINRTPPKTQAALLEAMEERQVTIDGTTHPLPPHFFVVATQNPLELEGTYPLPEAQLDRFLMRVRVSYPEADSEVAMLRGFHQREGRPASVERVLDVATLTELQARAARITCDESILSYVVKLTRETRASPRVRLGASPRSAQAILAAAKARAALQGSDFVTPDDVKAVVPSVLNHRLLLKAEAEVEGITPDDVLRQTLEQVKVPR, from the coding sequence ATGCCCAGCGACTCTCCTCTCTCCCGGCTCACCGCGGCGCTCGAAGCGACGGTGGTGGGCCAGCCCCACGTCATCACGGACCTGGTGACGGCCTTCCTCGCGCGCGGCCACGTGCTGCTGGAGGGCGTGCCCGGCGTGGCCAAGACGCTCATCGCCCGCAGCATGGCCTCCGCGCTCGGGCTCCAGTTCACCCGCGTCCAGTTCACGCCAGACCTGATGCCGACCGACATCCTCGGCACCAACGTCTTCCACCCCGCGGAGAACGCCTTCCGCCTGGTGCGCGGGCCCGTCTTCACCGAGGTGCTGGTGGCCGACGAGATCAACCGCACCCCGCCCAAGACGCAGGCGGCGCTGCTGGAGGCCATGGAGGAGCGCCAGGTCACCATCGACGGCACCACCCACCCGCTGCCGCCACACTTCTTCGTGGTGGCCACGCAGAACCCGCTGGAGCTCGAGGGCACCTACCCGCTCCCCGAGGCGCAGCTGGACCGCTTCCTCATGCGCGTGCGCGTGAGCTACCCGGAGGCGGACTCGGAGGTGGCCATGCTGCGAGGGTTCCACCAGCGCGAGGGCCGCCCCGCCTCGGTGGAGCGCGTGCTGGACGTGGCCACGCTGACGGAGCTGCAAGCCCGCGCGGCCCGCATCACGTGCGACGAGTCCATCCTCTCCTACGTGGTGAAGCTCACCCGCGAGACGCGCGCCAGCCCCCGGGTGCGCCTGGGAGCCTCACCGCGCTCGGCGCAGGCGATCCTGGCCGCGGCCAAGGCGCGCGCGGCCCTGCAGGGCTCGGACTTCGTCACCCCGGATGACGTGAAGGCCGTGGTGCCCAGCGTGCTCAACCACCGCCTGCTCCTCAAGGCCGAGGCCGAGGTGGAGGGCATCACCCCGGACGACGTGCTGCGACAGACGCTGGAGCAGGTGAAGGTCCCCCGGTGA
- a CDS encoding peptidylprolyl isomerase codes for MSLRSARVSVCLLLVASLPACFRNVPPVHVGDSEAMARIAEWEDRRSLGEGQLIAWAQGERGAAVRARALRALARIQDPSTLEVILAALTAPELEVRDEASFAAGELGLSWEPLPDEVKARLTEALRAAEATEAEPVVRRTLLESFSKVATPGAVQRLIERLGDTREGVAGRAALALGVAARRGASLADVPLEQVGPLLAAEQSPETRYGATYLISYVRRPAALELLRKCVSDASPEVRAICAKGFAEVGGQEDATFLGRLLGDPVARVAAEAARSLAKLSTGCSGSCATLEALRTLNRQAGAVAAGDSAAGHALLAVAQQGLPPAGRPVLEQLRRSLREAPRGGSEVALDDVSWLDCRLAAAMDRQRGVLAEVLTCGFDRIPEARRLAVGLREVGQTPGQGGMREAVAWLRHPDTRVRAAALEALGTRPVPEALEPLRALMKGEDLVVAAGAAMVVGKMNAAEALPEVRDLAARVPQETDMAESVAGALVALVGKEAEPVLRTWLAHPHANVRRVAAEQLTHLTGQPVRSARVELPPETFRAPEAPKGAKLTFRTRKGDFTVALDTREAPITSGNLYALARKGYFRDVTFHRVVPDFVAQGGDPRGDGEGGPGYSIRCEMTRIPYQRGVIGMALSGKDTGGSQFFFTHTPQPHLDGRYTSFGEVVSGMEVVDALLEGDVILEVRAQP; via the coding sequence ATGTCCCTCCGGTCCGCTCGTGTCTCCGTCTGCCTGCTGCTCGTGGCCAGCCTGCCGGCCTGCTTCCGGAACGTTCCCCCGGTCCACGTGGGGGACTCCGAGGCGATGGCCCGCATCGCCGAGTGGGAGGATCGCCGCTCGCTGGGAGAGGGGCAGCTGATCGCGTGGGCCCAGGGCGAGCGGGGCGCGGCGGTGCGAGCGCGGGCCTTGCGTGCACTCGCTCGGATCCAGGATCCCTCGACGCTCGAGGTGATTCTCGCGGCACTCACCGCGCCCGAGTTGGAGGTCCGGGACGAGGCCTCCTTCGCGGCGGGTGAGCTGGGGCTCTCCTGGGAGCCGCTGCCGGATGAGGTGAAGGCCCGGCTGACGGAGGCGCTCCGGGCGGCCGAGGCCACGGAGGCGGAGCCCGTCGTGCGGCGGACGCTGCTGGAGTCCTTCAGCAAGGTAGCGACTCCCGGGGCGGTGCAGCGCCTGATCGAGCGGCTCGGGGATACGCGGGAGGGAGTGGCGGGTCGCGCGGCGCTGGCGCTGGGCGTGGCCGCTCGGCGGGGGGCCTCGCTCGCGGATGTGCCCCTGGAGCAGGTGGGGCCGCTGCTGGCGGCGGAGCAGTCTCCGGAGACGCGCTATGGCGCGACCTATCTGATCTCCTACGTCCGGCGGCCTGCCGCGCTCGAGCTCCTGCGCAAGTGCGTCTCGGACGCGTCCCCGGAGGTCCGGGCGATCTGCGCGAAGGGCTTCGCGGAGGTGGGCGGGCAGGAGGATGCGACGTTCCTGGGGCGGCTGCTCGGGGATCCGGTGGCTCGCGTGGCGGCGGAGGCGGCGCGCTCGTTGGCGAAGCTCTCCACGGGTTGCAGCGGCTCGTGCGCCACGCTGGAGGCGCTGCGGACCTTGAATCGCCAGGCGGGAGCCGTGGCCGCGGGAGATTCCGCCGCGGGGCATGCGCTCCTGGCGGTGGCGCAGCAGGGGCTCCCTCCCGCCGGGCGGCCGGTGCTGGAGCAACTGCGGCGCTCGCTTCGGGAGGCACCTCGAGGTGGCTCGGAGGTGGCGCTCGATGATGTGTCGTGGCTCGACTGCCGTCTCGCGGCCGCGATGGATCGCCAGAGGGGTGTGCTCGCCGAGGTGCTGACCTGTGGCTTCGATCGGATCCCCGAGGCTCGGCGGCTGGCGGTCGGTCTGCGCGAGGTGGGCCAGACGCCGGGGCAGGGGGGCATGCGCGAGGCGGTGGCCTGGCTGCGGCATCCGGACACGCGGGTGCGTGCGGCCGCGCTGGAAGCCCTGGGAACCCGGCCCGTGCCGGAGGCGCTGGAGCCCCTGCGGGCTCTGATGAAGGGAGAGGATCTGGTGGTGGCCGCGGGGGCGGCCATGGTGGTGGGGAAGATGAACGCGGCGGAGGCCCTGCCCGAGGTCCGCGACCTGGCGGCTCGGGTGCCGCAGGAGACGGACATGGCCGAGTCGGTGGCGGGAGCGCTGGTGGCGCTGGTGGGGAAGGAGGCGGAGCCAGTGTTGCGGACGTGGCTGGCGCATCCTCACGCCAACGTGCGCCGCGTGGCTGCCGAGCAGCTCACCCACCTGACAGGCCAGCCCGTGCGCTCCGCGCGCGTGGAGCTACCGCCCGAGACGTTCCGTGCGCCCGAGGCGCCCAAGGGAGCGAAGCTCACCTTCCGCACACGGAAGGGAGACTTCACGGTCGCGCTGGACACGCGAGAGGCGCCGATCACCTCGGGCAACCTCTACGCCCTGGCGCGAAAGGGCTACTTCCGCGACGTCACCTTCCACCGCGTGGTGCCGGACTTCGTCGCGCAGGGAGGCGATCCGCGTGGGGACGGGGAGGGCGGTCCGGGTTACTCCATCCGTTGCGAGATGACGCGCATCCCGTACCAGCGCGGAGTCATCGGCATGGCGCTGTCGGGCAAGGATACGGGGGGTAGCCAGTTCTTCTTCACGCACACGCCCCAGCCGCACCTCGATGGCCGCTACACCTCCTTCGGTGAGGTGGTGTCGGGCATGGAGGTGGTGGACGCCCTGCTGGAGGGAGACGTCATCCTCGAGGTGCGTGCGCAGCCCTGA
- a CDS encoding HD domain-containing phosphohydrolase, with product MDRILVVDDDVRILAALSRILQSEGYEVVTHSDPVQAAREEGFQVVLTDFMMPYLNGIELLSALREKNPRAVRLMLTAAADFRTASEAVNRGEVFRLLGKPWSLADLTSSVRQAFEHHRLVDANERLTREVAEKNAELLAINRDLERLVVERTTGLLDGLISALDYRDTETQWHSRRVSLYARRLAEEIGLQGAALDVVEQGALLHDIGKIGVKDSILLKPGPLTPDEWVEMRKHPEFGFRMLAKMPYLHDASLIVLQHQERWDGKGYPANLTGEAIVIGARIFAIVDTLDAITSDRPYRKGRPLQVARDEIGRCAGTQFDPALAAAFLRIPDSEWARIRGQVEAMEAEELQRFSNLPHPMATTQPHARATGT from the coding sequence ATGGACCGCATCCTCGTGGTGGATGACGACGTGCGCATCCTGGCCGCGCTCTCACGCATCCTCCAATCCGAGGGCTACGAGGTCGTCACTCACAGTGATCCCGTCCAGGCCGCGCGTGAGGAAGGGTTCCAGGTGGTGCTGACGGACTTCATGATGCCGTACCTCAACGGCATCGAGTTGCTGTCGGCGCTGCGGGAGAAGAACCCGCGAGCGGTGCGGCTGATGCTGACGGCGGCGGCCGACTTCCGCACGGCGTCCGAGGCGGTGAACCGGGGCGAGGTGTTCCGGCTGCTGGGCAAGCCCTGGTCGCTGGCGGACCTGACGAGCAGCGTGCGGCAGGCGTTCGAGCACCACCGCCTGGTGGACGCCAACGAGCGGCTAACGCGCGAGGTGGCGGAGAAGAACGCGGAGCTGCTGGCCATCAACCGGGATCTCGAGCGGCTGGTGGTGGAGCGCACGACGGGGCTGCTGGACGGGCTGATCAGCGCGCTGGACTACCGCGACACGGAGACGCAGTGGCACTCGCGGCGCGTGTCGCTGTACGCGCGGCGGCTGGCGGAGGAGATCGGGCTGCAGGGGGCGGCGCTGGACGTCGTGGAGCAGGGAGCGCTGCTGCATGACATCGGGAAGATCGGCGTGAAGGACTCGATCCTGCTCAAGCCCGGGCCGCTGACGCCGGACGAGTGGGTGGAGATGCGCAAGCACCCGGAGTTCGGCTTCCGGATGCTGGCGAAGATGCCGTACCTGCACGACGCGTCGCTGATCGTGCTGCAGCACCAGGAGCGCTGGGACGGCAAGGGCTACCCGGCGAACCTGACGGGCGAGGCGATCGTCATCGGCGCGCGCATCTTCGCCATCGTGGACACGCTGGATGCGATCACCTCGGACCGGCCGTACCGCAAGGGCCGGCCGCTGCAGGTGGCGCGGGATGAGATCGGCCGCTGCGCGGGAACGCAGTTCGATCCGGCGCTCGCGGCGGCGTTCCTGCGCATCCCGGACTCGGAGTGGGCGCGCATCCGCGGCCAGGTGGAGGCGATGGAGGCCGAGGAGCTGCAGCGGTTCAGCAACCTGCCGCATCCGATGGCCACCACGCAGCCGCACGCGCGAGCCACCGGGACCTGA
- a CDS encoding NAD(P)H-dependent amine dehydrogenase family protein, which yields MARAPAGPVPVVVMGLGFIGQEIARAALASAEVELIGAVDTSPQIAGRPLADVLGQPTPKVKVADSLERAVGRRKGVVLLHATGSRLAQVMDQILAAVKLGVPVVSTCEELAFPFLKYPELAEKLDRAAQKAGVAVLGTGVNPGFVMDRLVATAGQACGPVRRVSVTRVVDARTRREALQRKIGAGLTEEEFFSLVDKEQLGHVGLVESAALCALGLGLDCDDYEEEVAPVLAEEDITGGAFPVRKGRVAGIFQSVVGLEDEQERVRLELTIAVGADEPKDRIEIDADPKVVVEIPGGVAGDRATANTLVNAAPRLTAAEAGLLTVLELPAGR from the coding sequence ATGGCTAGAGCCCCCGCAGGGCCGGTCCCGGTGGTGGTCATGGGGCTTGGGTTCATCGGGCAGGAGATCGCTCGCGCGGCGCTGGCCTCCGCCGAGGTGGAGCTCATCGGCGCGGTGGACACCAGTCCGCAGATCGCTGGCCGTCCGCTGGCGGACGTGCTCGGACAGCCGACGCCGAAGGTGAAGGTGGCCGACTCGCTCGAGCGCGCGGTGGGCCGCCGCAAGGGCGTGGTGCTGCTGCACGCCACCGGCTCGCGCCTGGCGCAGGTGATGGATCAGATCCTGGCCGCGGTGAAGCTCGGCGTGCCGGTGGTCTCCACCTGCGAGGAGCTGGCCTTCCCCTTCCTCAAGTATCCGGAGCTGGCCGAGAAGCTGGACCGGGCCGCCCAGAAGGCCGGCGTGGCCGTGCTGGGCACCGGCGTCAACCCGGGCTTCGTGATGGATCGCCTGGTGGCCACCGCCGGACAGGCGTGCGGCCCGGTGCGGCGCGTGTCGGTGACGCGCGTGGTGGATGCGCGCACCCGGCGCGAGGCCCTGCAGCGCAAGATAGGCGCGGGCCTGACGGAGGAGGAGTTCTTCTCCCTGGTGGACAAGGAGCAGCTGGGCCACGTGGGGCTGGTGGAGTCCGCGGCGCTGTGCGCCCTGGGGCTCGGCCTGGACTGTGACGACTATGAGGAGGAGGTCGCGCCCGTGCTGGCCGAGGAGGACATCACCGGCGGCGCCTTTCCGGTGCGAAAGGGCCGGGTGGCCGGCATTTTCCAGTCCGTCGTCGGTTTGGAGGATGAGCAGGAGCGGGTCCGGCTGGAGCTGACCATCGCCGTGGGGGCCGACGAGCCCAAGGATCGCATCGAGATCGACGCGGACCCGAAAGTTGTCGTGGAGATTCCAGGGGGAGTGGCGGGCGACAGGGCCACCGCGAATACGCTGGTCAATGCCGCCCCACGCTTGACGGCCGCCGAGGCCGGACTGCTGACCGTGCTCGAGCTGCCTGCCGGTCGCTAG
- a CDS encoding MaoC family dehydratase N-terminal domain-containing protein, which translates to MLDKNAIGRSSPPTLNEVEKGSIRRFAEAIGDYNPIYYDEEYARASGYPTIVAPPTFPASFHSAADLRELLGVGIKSLLHAEQGFEYERPIFAGDRIYVATKVADVLERSGPAGKMDVAVIEDEGRDEEGNLVFRARRTLIVRAAKENA; encoded by the coding sequence ATGCTGGACAAGAACGCGATTGGTCGCTCGTCGCCGCCGACGCTCAACGAGGTGGAGAAGGGCTCCATCCGACGCTTCGCGGAGGCGATCGGCGACTACAACCCCATCTATTACGATGAGGAGTACGCCCGGGCCTCCGGCTACCCGACCATCGTCGCGCCGCCCACCTTCCCCGCGTCGTTCCACTCGGCGGCGGACCTGCGCGAGCTGCTCGGGGTGGGCATCAAGAGCCTGCTGCACGCCGAGCAGGGCTTCGAGTACGAGCGGCCCATCTTCGCCGGGGACCGCATCTACGTGGCCACCAAGGTGGCCGACGTGCTGGAGCGCAGTGGCCCGGCCGGGAAGATGGACGTGGCCGTCATCGAGGACGAGGGTCGTGACGAGGAGGGCAACCTGGTGTTCCGCGCCCGCCGCACCCTGATCGTCCGCGCAGCGAAGGAGAACGCCTGA
- a CDS encoding MaoC family dehydratase — protein sequence MPARKLYFESIRVGDELPALAKAPVDRVQLSRYAGASGDYNPVHVDEVYAKSVGMPSVYAPGMLIMGMLGQLISDWARGGQLRRYGVRFIKMVWPGDTVVCKGRVSDRHGTGGRYFVEIDLWAENQRGELLMKGQSVIQLFYSLEDENRQRSGQSPIVVEVPRESILAPQAGGQGEGSETEETGAKKAPSNAKKSAKTATASPTTPAPVAAAKKLKK from the coding sequence ATGCCCGCGCGCAAGCTCTACTTCGAATCCATCCGGGTGGGCGATGAGCTCCCGGCGCTGGCCAAGGCGCCGGTGGATCGCGTCCAGCTCTCGCGCTACGCGGGGGCCAGCGGGGACTACAACCCGGTGCACGTGGACGAGGTCTACGCCAAGAGCGTGGGCATGCCCTCCGTGTACGCCCCGGGCATGCTCATCATGGGCATGCTGGGCCAGCTCATCAGTGACTGGGCCCGCGGCGGCCAGCTGCGCCGCTACGGCGTGCGCTTCATCAAGATGGTGTGGCCGGGCGACACCGTGGTCTGCAAGGGCCGCGTCAGTGACCGGCACGGCACCGGCGGCCGCTACTTCGTCGAGATCGATCTCTGGGCGGAGAACCAGCGCGGCGAGCTGCTCATGAAGGGGCAGTCCGTCATCCAGCTCTTCTACTCGCTGGAGGACGAGAACCGGCAGCGCTCCGGCCAGTCCCCCATCGTCGTGGAGGTGCCGCGCGAGAGCATCCTCGCTCCCCAGGCAGGCGGGCAGGGCGAGGGCTCCGAGACGGAGGAGACGGGCGCCAAGAAGGCCCCGAGCAACGCCAAGAAGTCCGCCAAGACGGCCACCGCCAGCCCGACGACGCCCGCGCCTGTCGCGGCGGCCAAGAAGCTGAAGAAGTAG